The genomic segment GTGGCCCGCGCGCCGAAACGCTCAGACGCGGTATGCGCGGTCACCGCCCCAATGAAATAGCCGAGCAGATTGGCCGCCCCGAGATAGACCGCCGCCGAGGTCGTGAACCAGTGCGCTTCCACCACCGCCGGCACGAGCGATGTATAGGCAAATCGAGCCAGCCCGATTCCGACCAGCGTAGAGGTCAGGCCCACGAGTAGCGCCGGGCTGTTCGACGCGGTTTGATGCCGAGCTGCGGTCACGGGTTCCAGTCCATCGCGATCGGGTGTCGAGGACGAGAATAGGCAAGCTATGCGTTCACTAAAAATGATTTATACTGATTCCAGTTATCCTTTTTTAAGATATCTCATCGCGTATGCAGCTCCAGTCTTTACGCCTGTTCGTTGCGGCCGCCTCCAGCGGCAGCTTCAGCATCGCCGCGAAACAGACGCATACGGTCCAATCCAACGTGACCGCGCATATCAAGAAGCTCGAAACCGAGCTGGGAGTTGCCTTGTTCATTCGTCAGGGGACGATTCATCTGACCCCGGCAGGCCATACGCTGCTGACCCACGCACGGCGCACGCTCGCCGCGCACGACGAGACGCTGGCCTCATTCAACGGACACGATCAACCGCACGGTGTCCTGCGAATCGGCTCCATGGAAAGCACGGCTGCGGTACGGCTTCCGAGTCTGCTGGCTGCCTACCACCGGCAGTATCCCGGTGTCGATCTGCGTCTGGCGACCGGCACCACCACCGATATCGTGGCACAACTGCTCGCAGGATCACTGGACTGCGCCTTCACCGCGGGGTCCGTGCCGCATTCGCGCCTGTACCGTGTCGAAGCGTTTCACGAATCGCTGGTCCTGGTTGCTGATCGACCTGTCCCAGTAATGCCGTCGGCCGATGATCTGCTGGAGATGCCGTTTCTGGCCTTCAAGCAGGGCTGTCACTACCGCCAGTGCGTGGAACGTCTGCTGGATCGCCAGGGCATTGCCGGCGCACGGATATTCGAGTTCGGCTCGATCGACGGCATCCTCGGCTGCGTGGCCGCCGGCATGGGCTATGCCCTATTGCCTGAAACCGTGGTCGCCGCCTACCGATCCCGGTTTGCGATTCACTCTATGGATCTGCCGGCCGATATCGGCGGCGTCACGACCTATTTTGCCGCCACCGCCACCACGGGCTGGTCTCCTGCATTGTCCGCGCTCGATGCCATGGTGCGGCATCGCCCCCACACGGATCTGGCGCCGCCCCGAACAGCGCTCGGCTGAGCCGATATCCCGCCCGGCGGTAGGCGTTGGGCGCGAGCGGCTGCACGGCAGTCGGTCACGACGGGCATGAAAGCCGGCGCAAGCAAGACCCGAGCGCGCCGGCAGACGGTTCGACGAGCCCGGCAGCCGGATGGAACCCGGCTGCCGGACACGGGCTGGAGCTGGCGCCTGTGGAGGCTCGTCCCTGGCCGACTTGCGCACGGGGTCATCGACAGATGACCCTCTGCGCGGACTTGAGCCCGGTCCCCCTTTTAGCATGCACATCGGCCGCTTATCGAGAGACTGCCTCGAGCGGGTCGGTCCGATTCGATTCAGCCCTGCACACAGATTGTGCTGTCATCTGGATTTCAGCTCTGGGCGGATCAATCGAAACTCCAGGTAGCCTGCAGACTGCCCGCGTGACTGTCGAAGTGATCGCCGTAGGCGCCGTCGTAGCGCAAGCCGAGTCCAAGCCGTTCAGAGCGACTCACCTGAATCACAGCGCCGACACGCCCAAGCGTATCGGGTACCGCAATGTTGGTAATGAATCGGGCATCGCCGGGTGCCGCGGCAAAACCGGCCGAGGTGGCGTAGTTGTCCACGCTCGATAGGCTGACGCCGCCATTGATTGCGCCGGTGACGGTCAGCGTCTCGCCGACCGAAAATTCACGCCCGATTTCGACCGCCGGCGTGATACGAACGGCGGTTTCCTTGCTGGCATCGACCACCAGATTCGCTTCGCCGGCGCCGTGCTCGCGGAAACCGTCCGCCTGGCTTCGAATGACGTCAACGTCGACGAACGGCTTGACGTAACCGTCGGGCTTGCCAAACGCATAGGCCACACGTACGCGACCGCCGACAGAGGCCGTCTGGTGATCCGACCGTGCTACGCGCCGCTCGCCGAGAAAATCGATACGGCGCTCGGTGTCCTGCCAGGCGTAGCTGCCGCCCACCGCGCCGGTCAACGCGAAGCCGTTCCAGTGCTGGGTAATGCCGACACTGGCATGGAAGATATCGCCTTCGGAATGGGAGAGGTCATAGTCGCCGTCGAAATCGCTACGGTCGTAGCCGATCGCGCCGGCGACGGTGACGTTGTCCATCAAGGGCACTTCACGTGCCGCGATCGAAAAGCCATAGAGCTGGCCGTCGTAGCCGACCCGGTTGTCGGAACCCTGATCGATCGCGGTCGCACGGATCTGACCCGCGACACAGCCTTCGCTATCGACAAGCCGCCGCGCCGTGCGATCCGAGCAGTCGAACAGGTCATCGAATCGCTGCTGTGAAAGCGACAGATTGCTGGCGGCGTCAGCCAACAGTGCACCCGGTGCAAGTTCCTGTAACCGCAAACCAAAGCGTGTGCCCATGCCCGCCAGGTCGGCCGCGGCAATGTCGTCGGCCGCGGCCAATAGACGTCCGAAGCCGGCATCGCCGCTGTCGTAGACCGTCTCGAGATAGCGCGCAATACCGGCCTCGTGATCGTTGAGGCCGAATTGTCCGGCGTTGATTCGTGCATCGGCTGCGGTCAGGTGCAGCGCACCGTCGTCGATGCGCTGCTCGAAATCGAACAGAGCAGACGAAGCTTTCACGAATTGGCCGGTCAACGCGCCGTCAGCCTGGAGTACCGAGACCTCGCGATGCTTGACGATATTGCGAAGAGAAACGGTCAGCTCGCCGTCGAGATCCGTATTGCCCTTCACGTGTACGCGCCCTGCACGGCCGTCGACGAAATCGGCCGCCGTGATCAACTGGCCGGTTGCGGTCTGGCGGAAATCGCCGGCGATGGTCAGCGTCTCATCGGTTGCACCGCGGCCCACGACCAGTTCGCCGTTGTTTTCGACATCGGCCAGGTACTGCGAGGCGCCGGTCAGGCGGCCGGTCGTGCCGTTGACGATACGCAATGCGCCTACACGTTGCGATGGCACCGGCGTGCCGGCGCTGGCCAGCACGAAGAACTCGTCGTCGAAACCGCCGCTTTCCGACTCATAGATCGAGAACGAATCGCCGTTGCGGTAATAGCCTTCCATATCGCCATCGACCGCGCCGTCGATATAGGCAATGCTGCTCGCCCCGCTGTCTTTCGCCGATAGATAGCGATACGCGGTACCAGAGGCGGCCGAAAGCGTGCCGCCTTCGGCTACGTGCAACTGATCACCGCTGTTGCTGCCGAGAATGGTCACGCCGGTACCGTCGGGCCCGGCGCCGCCGGCGACCTGGCCGAGAATCTCGACGTTCACCGCGCCGCTGTGATCGGTACCGCCTGCGCTTTGTGCCAGCACGCCGATGCTGTTGCGGCCGGTCGCTGTCACCTGGGCGTTGGTATCGACCGTGACATCGACTGTGCCGGAGCCGCTGGCCGCACTGTCGTCGGTCGACGTACGGCCGAGGAACAGCCCGTCGCGGGTGCCGGCCAGCCCGCCCCCGCCACCGATCGACTGGGCCAGCACGGCGGCTGCGCCGTCACCACTCACGCCCAATCGGCCGGCCACTTCCACCGAGACGGCGCCGCCCTGGCCGCGCGCCTCGGTGGTGAGGGTCTGACCCGCGGTCTTGTCCCATACACCGGCGGCCACGCCTTCGGAGAGCACGGGATTACCGGCCAGGCCACCGCCGCCGCCGATCGATTGGGCTAGGATCCCGTGCGCGCCCGCGCCCGAGGTGAGCAGCTTGCCTTGTATCCACCTGAGCGACACGGCACCGCCATCCGCCGAATTAGCGTTGCTGCTGCCCAGATCGGCGCGATCGATGCCGCTGCCATCGCCCACCGAGAACAGGCCACCGCCGCCGCCGATCGACTGCGCGACCAGACCGATGGCGCTGGCGCCGGTGGTCGATACGCCGCCCTGCGTACCGATGGCGATATTCACCGCACCGGCTTTCTGCGGGCCGATCGCCGACTGCTGACCGAGCCGAGCCGAGGAGGTGCCGCCGCTGCTGCGTACCACGCCGCCACCACCGGTGATCGACTGCACGACCATGCCATGCGCATTGCGGCCCTGGGTCGTCAGCGACCCGATGTAATCGGTCAGCGTCGCCGTGCCGCCTGGCACGGCCGCCGCCTGCGGATTGGCGGCCGCGATGCCGGTCGCACCCAGTACGACATCCGGCAGCGGCGCATCCCCGGTTACATCCAGCAGCCCGCCGCCGCCGGCGATGGTCTGCAGCAGCACACCATAAGCTTGTTCGCCCTGCGTGCTGATATTGGCCAGATCGCCGCTGTTGCCCAGAAACTTCGCAGCGACGTTGCCGCCCGAGTCGGCCACGACGGCATCGTTCGACGCATTCTCGACACCCAGGCGGATCGTCGAGAAGAACGCCTGATCGTCTTCCAACAGGCTGAAATCGGCACTGCCGCCACCGCTGCCGATACTCTGTGCAAGCACGGCATCGGCGCCCGTGCCGGCGGTGCTGACGGTGCCGGTCGTAAAGACCGAGACATTGCCGCCCGTGCCGTGGCCCAGACTTCCAAGGCGTGCCTCGACCCCGGACAACGGCCCGTAGCCATTGGCATCGACCGCTGTGAACAGACCACCGCCTGCCCCTATGCTCTGGGCCACGAGCCCACGCGCATGCCGGCCCATGGTCATCACATAGGGGGTGTTGCCGTTGGACGCATTGTTCATGTCGATCGACACGCTGCCGCCTGCCCCCTGGCCGTCGGCCTGGCTGCCGAGCCTGAAGACGACGGGATCGTTGGCCTCCCGGTGACTGCCGAGTTCACCGATGAACATCCCGCCGCCGCCGCCGACCGATTGCGCCACGACGGCGTGCGAGGCTTCGCCCTGGGTTGCTACACCGGCACTTTGGCCCTTCACGCTCACGGCTTCGCCATAGCCGGCTGCATCGTAGGCGCCGAGCACCAGTTCGACCAGACCGCTGGTCTGGCCCAGGCCGCCGCCCGCACCGATGCTCTGGGCGATGAGGGCCGGCGCGCCCTTGCCGGCTGTCGTGATCGAGAAATCGTTGTCGATGGCAATCGCGCCGCCGTGGCCGCTCGAGTTACCCGCACCGCCGAAGATCGCCGAGATCTGGGTCATGTTGTCGCCCTGACTCGACCCCGGGGGCGGTGGGTTGTCGGCGTCGTAGTCGGGATCGGTCGGATCATCGATGACGATGATCTTGTTATCGCCGTTGATGGTGGTGCCGCCGCCGGCGCCAACCGATTGCAAAAGCCAGCCCGGACTGTAATCGCCGGCCGTGGCAATCGAGATCTTGCTCGACACGCCTGTGCCTGCGGCCGCCGCGATCGTGCCGCCGTCGCCGGCCGAGCCTGCATGGCCATCGAAGTTGTCGATGCCTTGAGAGTATTCAAAACACCGTTCGGATTCCCCCTCGGGGGCCTCCTGGGCATAACGATTCTTGGCCGGAGCCGGCAGGACATACGGATTGCGCGAATCCTTCTGTGCCTCTTGTTGCTCTTTTGCCGCTTCGATGAAGTCGCGAACCTCCAGACCGCCACCGATCGATAGACGCCCGCAACGCGCGCGCGAGGCACTGCCGCCGGCCCCGCCGCCACCGCCGATACTCTGCATGAAGACACCGAGCGCACCATTGCCGCCGGTCTGCACGGTGCCGCCGTCGAAACCGTAGTTGATGTCGCCACCGTTGCCGGCCGCGCCGCCCGAGCCGCCATGTGCAATGGCCGGAATGATCGAGATCGAGCTCTGGGCCACACCGACCCCGCCCAGCCCGCCGCCGGCGCCGATCGACTGCAGGACCATGCCGTCGGCAAATGCGCCGTGGGTCCTGATGTGGCCCGAATAGCGCATGATGTCGGCGCGGCCATCGTCGTTGGCGTCGATGAACTGACCGCTGTCGTTCTTCAAGCCGCCGATGTGGCCGCCGTCAGCACCGCTACCACCACGTCCGCCCAGCGTCAGCCGCGCATCGATCCAGCTTTCTTCGTCTTCGAGCAGTTCGAACACGTCACGGAAGAATCCGCCGCTGGCTGATTCCGGGCCCTGCGCGCCGCCGGCACCGCCGGAGCCACCGATGCTCTGAACCACCAGGCCGTCGGCGTCGGCGCCGTAGGTCTCGATACCGCCGGCGAAATCGATCTGATCGATATTGCCGCCGGCGCCGCCGTCGGACCCGGTGCGTCCAACGTTCACGGTCAGGCTCGGGGAAAAATCCAGTACCGGAATGGTGCCGTAGACACCGAACGAGGTGCCCTCGGACGTGCCGCCGCCGCCACCGATCGATTGCATGAGGATGCCGGTGGACTTGTTGCCGCGCGTACCGACCTGGCTCGTGTCGTCGACGTGCAGAAACAGGTCGCCGGCTTTTTCGCCTTTGCCGCCCTTGCCGCCGATGCCGACGGTTGCGTTGTAGGTCAAGCCCGAGCCGATGTTCAACGACTCGGCGTCGCCTGCGCCGGCCGCACCACCGCCGTCGCTGATGGATTGCATCAGCACGCCGTAGCTGACGGCATCGTTTGTGACGATGGATGTATCGTCGCGCAGGTCGACGCTGACATCCTTGCCCTTGCCGCCGTCTCCGCCGTCCCCGCCGACCGCGAAATTGAGATTCAGTGCGATGAAGGTCCGAACCGTTTTCGGTTTCTCGCCGGGCTCGCCGGGCTCGTCGTCCAGCGGCGGCAGACCGGCGTCTTCTCGCGGCTTGTCGTCGAGCACCGGCGTGCCCTGATCGGGCAGCGGCTGGCCCTCGTCATCCAGCTGAATCGGGCCGTTGGCAACGGGCTCTTCATACCCGCCGTGCGCTGCCTTGTTCAAGGCATCCGGCGTGATCGCATTGGCGACATCCTTGACGATGTATTTCAAGGTCTTGATGTTTTCGCCGCCTTTCTTGATGCTTTCGACCAGTTCCTCGAGCGCTGCGACCGGGCTGCCGATCGCGCCGCCCTTGGCCGAGGCCGAACCACCGACGCCGCCGCCGCCGCCGATCGACTGGGCGAGCACGCCGTGTGATCCCTGGCCATGAGTCTCTATGGCGACATCGGACAAACCCACCTTGACCGACGAACCGTCGCCACCGCTGCCGCCGCTGCCGCCGACCGACACGCTGGTATCCGCACCGACGTTGATCTCGCCGCCGGTATCGGGGACATCGAATTCCTTGACCACCGCTTTGCCATAGGCCGAGCCGCCCATGCCGCCGCCCCCACCGATGGACTGCGCGACCACGGCGTGACTGTCGGTGACGATGCTGGGGTTGAACCCATCGCGGGACACGCCGACACCGGTGAAGATGTTGCCGTTGGACAGCGCCAGATCGACTGTGCTGCCGTCGCCGCCATCACCGCCCGCGCCACCCACACTCAGCGAGCCGGAAAAATACAGCCCCGCGCTGGCGCCGCCGGCCATGCCGCCGATACCGCCGCTGCCACCGACCGATTGCGCGAGAATGCCGTTCGCATGGCCGCCCGCGGTCTGCAGTGCGAACCGATCGAGTTCGACGCGCGTGGCACTGCCATCACCGCCGCCCCCGGCGCCCAGCGCATAGTCGACCGTGCCGGTGACACCGGCATCCAGGCCGTAGGCATTGCCGCCGCTGCCGCCACCGCCGCCCAGCGACTGGGCGACAATCGCATGGGCGTTGGCGCCTTCGGTGGCGATCTGCAGATAATTGCCGCTGCTCAGAGCGTTGTTGTTGCTGTCGACGCGATTGTTGACGGTCGCCTTGCCGCCCATGCCGCCCGCCCCGCCAGCGCCGCCGACTGCGACCGACGGCAGAATGATATCGAGCGCCAGTGCGCTGCCGCCGACGCCGCCACCGCCGCCGATCGACTGGCTCATCAGGCCGAACGCAAAGTCGCCCTGGGTCTGTATGTCGCTATCATCGACGATATCGATGGTGGCATCGCCACCTGTTCCGTTGGACCCGGCCACGCCGCCGACGCTGGCCACCCCGGTCGAGGCACCGGCGGTACCGCCGCCGCCGCCAATCGACTGCGCAAGGATGCCGATGGCGGCCTTGCCGGTGATCTGTGGCTCGGCCTGATCACCCGAGGCCGGTGTCTTGCGGCCAGTCTGGATCTTGCCGCCTTGCTGGACGTGCACGAAACCACCGTCGCCGCCGTCCCCACCCGAACCGGCGACGACGATCAGCCCGGTGGCATCGGTCAGGTCGCCAGCGCCGACATCGCCGCCGCCACCGCCGATCGACTGCGCCAGAATACCGAACGCAAAATCATCCTGCGTCGACAGCCAGGATCGGTTGTCGACCAGTACATGCCCGCCATCGCCGCCGGCGCCCGCATCGGCCTCGAAGCCCACGATCACGAAACTGCCGTTCGCGCCTCCGGCCGCACCACCCAGCGATTGCGCACGAATCGCGTGTGCCTGCTTGCCGGTGGTGGAGACCGCCGGGCCGTTGTTCCATTGTGCTTTGGTATGCAGCAGCACGCTGCCGCCGTTGCCGCTGTCGCCGGCATTCGGGCCGTACAGATCGACGAAACCGTCGCCGTCCGAATCCTGATAGCCGCCGTTGCCGCCCACACTCTGTGCCGCGATACCGATCGCCTGGGTACCGTCGGTGGCGATACGTGATGTGCCCGAGGTCTCGACGCGCACGTCCAGCCCGGTATCCCCATTGCCCGCATCGGCCTGGCCGCGGCCCGTGCCGCCGTCGCCGGCCCGGGATGCCGCAAAAATACCGCTCAGATAGTCGCCATACGTCAGAATGCTGCCGCCTTCCTGCTTGACGTGCACCGAAAGGCCTGGGACTTCGCTGCTCGCGCCCCCGCCGTTGCCGCCGGGGTTGGCATCGCCCACATCCGGTTGCGCCGAATTGCCACCGCGCCCGCCGCGGGCGATGGCCACGATGCCGCCCGACTGCGCGCTCAGTTCGATCGGTTTGAGTGCATCCGGCACCGACTCTTCCGACGGCGGCAAGCCGGCCGAGCGCAGCGGTACGAATCCTCGCGCGGTGACCGAGATATCGCCTTCCGAGACCACACGGATGACGTCGAGATCGCTCGACCCATCGCTGTAGGTATATGTTCGATAAATGAACGGGCCGCCCGCCCCGCCGCGATTGCTGTTGTCGTCGGACTGCGAGCCGTCGCCAGTCTGGACATAGGCATGGATGCCGGCGATACCGCGGGGAAACGTCGCGCCCTTGGCGTCCGTGGCTTCGATTTCGATCGTGCCGTCGTCTTCGTGCTGGATGCGCACATCGCCGGCGGCGCCGCCGCGCTGTGCTTCACTGCCGCCATTGCCGCCATAGCTTTCCGCGGCCACGCCGTAGAGCAGATTCGATGCCTTGCCGGAGAGCTTGACTCGACCGGCGTTCTCGATGTGCGTCTGGTGCGTGCGCCCGCCGACACCGCCTTTTACGTCGCTGCCGAGCGTGGACACGCCGCTGTCCTGTCGACCGCCGTCGCCTCCAACGCTGCTGGCCAGAATCCCGACCGCGCCCGAGGGCATGGCGGTGACGATCTCGACGCTGCCGGTATTGCGTACCTTATCGTTGGTCGCACCGCCGCCGCCCATCCCGCCGCTCTGCTCTTCCTTGTCGTCGAACAGATCGCCCGAGCCGGTGCCGCCGTTGCCGCCGCGTCCCGCCGAATACAGCCCGAAGATGATGCCGTTATCGTCCCAGATGCCCTTGGCGGCGCTGCCGTCGAACGTCCTGGCGACGCCCGAGCCGCTATTTGCCGTGCCGAGATACTGTAGCCGCGCACTGTTGTAGAGATTCAGCGAGCCGGCATCGCCACCCGGCTTGGTACCGTTGCCGCTGCTGGCCTGGCCGCCGAGCGACACGACGCCGAGCATGACGTTCTGGGATCCGGTGGCGTTGTACGTCCGATCGCTCGTGTTGTGCAGGTCGAGGTTGCCACCTGTGCCGCCCGGCTTGTCCTTGCCCGGGTTGTTCGTGCCCTGGGAGGACAACAGCACCCCCGATACGTTGGTGGTGGCACTGCCCACGTTGCACACGCCGTTCGAGACAGTCCCCGGGCACGATGTGGCCAGCGACTGCGCTACGGCAGGGAAGACGACCGCGGTCCACAGCGACAAGCCGAGTACCGGCGCCAGCCGACCCCCGCACCGAGACACATTCAATCCAGCGCGCTTACCGAACATTTTGAT from the Salinisphaera sp. T31B1 genome contains:
- a CDS encoding LysR substrate-binding domain-containing protein — encoded protein: MQLQSLRLFVAAASSGSFSIAAKQTHTVQSNVTAHIKKLETELGVALFIRQGTIHLTPAGHTLLTHARRTLAAHDETLASFNGHDQPHGVLRIGSMESTAAVRLPSLLAAYHRQYPGVDLRLATGTTTDIVAQLLAGSLDCAFTAGSVPHSRLYRVEAFHESLVLVADRPVPVMPSADDLLEMPFLAFKQGCHYRQCVERLLDRQGIAGARIFEFGSIDGILGCVAAGMGYALLPETVVAAYRSRFAIHSMDLPADIGGVTTYFAATATTGWSPALSALDAMVRHRPHTDLAPPRTALG
- a CDS encoding autotransporter outer membrane beta-barrel domain-containing protein; the protein is MSRCGGRLAPVLGLSLWTAVVFPAVAQSLATSCPGTVSNGVCNVGSATTNVSGVLLSSQGTNNPGKDKPGGTGGNLDLHNTSDRTYNATGSQNVMLGVVSLGGQASSGNGTKPGGDAGSLNLYNSARLQYLGTANSGSGVARTFDGSAAKGIWDDNGIIFGLYSAGRGGNGGTGSGDLFDDKEEQSGGMGGGGATNDKVRNTGSVEIVTAMPSGAVGILASSVGGDGGRQDSGVSTLGSDVKGGVGGRTHQTHIENAGRVKLSGKASNLLYGVAAESYGGNGGSEAQRGGAAGDVRIQHEDDGTIEIEATDAKGATFPRGIAGIHAYVQTGDGSQSDDNSNRGGAGGPFIYRTYTYSDGSSDLDVIRVVSEGDISVTARGFVPLRSAGLPPSEESVPDALKPIELSAQSGGIVAIARGGRGGNSAQPDVGDANPGGNGGGASSEVPGLSVHVKQEGGSILTYGDYLSGIFAASRAGDGGTGRGQADAGNGDTGLDVRVETSGTSRIATDGTQAIGIAAQSVGGNGGYQDSDGDGFVDLYGPNAGDSGNGGSVLLHTKAQWNNGPAVSTTGKQAHAIRAQSLGGAAGGANGSFVIVGFEADAGAGGDGGHVLVDNRSWLSTQDDFAFGILAQSIGGGGGDVGAGDLTDATGLIVVAGSGGDGGDGGFVHVQQGGKIQTGRKTPASGDQAEPQITGKAAIGILAQSIGGGGGTAGASTGVASVGGVAGSNGTGGDATIDIVDDSDIQTQGDFAFGLMSQSIGGGGGVGGSALALDIILPSVAVGGAGGAGGMGGKATVNNRVDSNNNALSSGNYLQIATEGANAHAIVAQSLGGGGGSGGNAYGLDAGVTGTVDYALGAGGGGDGSATRVELDRFALQTAGGHANGILAQSVGGSGGIGGMAGGASAGLYFSGSLSVGGAGGDGGDGSTVDLALSNGNIFTGVGVSRDGFNPSIVTDSHAVVAQSIGGGGGMGGSAYGKAVVKEFDVPDTGGEINVGADTSVSVGGSGGSGGDGSSVKVGLSDVAIETHGQGSHGVLAQSIGGGGGVGGSASAKGGAIGSPVAALEELVESIKKGGENIKTLKYIVKDVANAITPDALNKAAHGGYEEPVANGPIQLDDEGQPLPDQGTPVLDDKPREDAGLPPLDDEPGEPGEKPKTVRTFIALNLNFAVGGDGGDGGKGKDVSVDLRDDTSIVTNDAVSYGVLMQSISDGGGAAGAGDAESLNIGSGLTYNATVGIGGKGGKGEKAGDLFLHVDDTSQVGTRGNKSTGILMQSIGGGGGTSEGTSFGVYGTIPVLDFSPSLTVNVGRTGSDGGAGGNIDQIDFAGGIETYGADADGLVVQSIGGSGGAGGAQGPESASGGFFRDVFELLEDEESWIDARLTLGGRGGSGADGGHIGGLKNDSGQFIDANDDGRADIMRYSGHIRTHGAFADGMVLQSIGAGGGLGGVGVAQSSISIIPAIAHGGSGGAAGNGGDINYGFDGGTVQTGGNGALGVFMQSIGGGGGAGGSASRARCGRLSIGGGLEVRDFIEAAKEQQEAQKDSRNPYVLPAPAKNRYAQEAPEGESERCFEYSQGIDNFDGHAGSAGDGGTIAAAAGTGVSSKISIATAGDYSPGWLLQSVGAGGGTTINGDNKIIVIDDPTDPDYDADNPPPPGSSQGDNMTQISAIFGGAGNSSGHGGAIAIDNDFSITTAGKGAPALIAQSIGAGGGLGQTSGLVELVLGAYDAAGYGEAVSVKGQSAGVATQGEASHAVVAQSVGGGGGMFIGELGSHREANDPVVFRLGSQADGQGAGGSVSIDMNNASNGNTPYVMTMGRHARGLVAQSIGAGGGLFTAVDANGYGPLSGVEARLGSLGHGTGGNVSVFTTGTVSTAGTGADAVLAQSIGSGGGSADFSLLEDDQAFFSTIRLGVENASNDAVVADSGGNVAAKFLGNSGDLANISTQGEQAYGVLLQTIAGGGGLLDVTGDAPLPDVVLGATGIAAANPQAAAVPGGTATLTDYIGSLTTQGRNAHGMVVQSITGGGGVVRSSGGTSSARLGQQSAIGPQKAGAVNIAIGTQGGVSTTGASAIGLVAQSIGGGGGLFSVGDGSGIDRADLGSSNANSADGGAVSLRWIQGKLLTSGAGAHGILAQSIGGGGGLAGNPVLSEGVAAGVWDKTAGQTLTTEARGQGGAVSVEVAGRLGVSGDGAAAVLAQSIGGGGGLAGTRDGLFLGRTSTDDSAASGSGTVDVTVDTNAQVTATGRNSIGVLAQSAGGTDHSGAVNVEILGQVAGGAGPDGTGVTILGSNSGDQLHVAEGGTLSAASGTAYRYLSAKDSGASSIAYIDGAVDGDMEGYYRNGDSFSIYESESGGFDDEFFVLASAGTPVPSQRVGALRIVNGTTGRLTGASQYLADVENNGELVVGRGATDETLTIAGDFRQTATGQLITAADFVDGRAGRVHVKGNTDLDGELTVSLRNIVKHREVSVLQADGALTGQFVKASSALFDFEQRIDDGALHLTAADARINAGQFGLNDHEAGIARYLETVYDSGDAGFGRLLAAADDIAAADLAGMGTRFGLRLQELAPGALLADAASNLSLSQQRFDDLFDCSDRTARRLVDSEGCVAGQIRATAIDQGSDNRVGYDGQLYGFSIAAREVPLMDNVTVAGAIGYDRSDFDGDYDLSHSEGDIFHASVGITQHWNGFALTGAVGGSYAWQDTERRIDFLGERRVARSDHQTASVGGRVRVAYAFGKPDGYVKPFVDVDVIRSQADGFREHGAGEANLVVDASKETAVRITPAVEIGREFSVGETLTVTGAINGGVSLSSVDNYATSAGFAAAPGDARFITNIAVPDTLGRVGAVIQVSRSERLGLGLRYDGAYGDHFDSHAGSLQATWSFD